Proteins from a single region of Sesamum indicum cultivar Zhongzhi No. 13 linkage group LG5, S_indicum_v1.0, whole genome shotgun sequence:
- the LOC105161691 gene encoding protein WVD2-like 4 → MESENGVPHEDEKKVIVEKPNGEGSTDLDVNKENIRNSDEPFSGGNKDEIKDKQGHNSPGPELELELSATVHNNKTSNPGKDSSSNGPKSNKLAKNQSNSKISVVFGRSTKPSLTQSLSFPAKGRHSDVMKRSIEVYPTRSDLRQSQKNGNLSSSPRTNPAGKGPYPGVSSKGVGSAGKAAASRSVTSSSLSGKNTSANEAVTKSAPDTLIEQSSETASAAKEDDTHSTTSSNLTPRAQQRKMNVLGFSSRLQERAEKRKEFFSKIEEKVHAKEVEKNNLQAKSKENQEAEIKQLRKSLTFKATPMPTFYKEPPPKVELKKIPTTRPISPKLGRNKGTTVENSGSCVSPRVSKDNCKSPRSPHANSDKVNAALKKSIKSSLSKSHTRDSTTARKAKTAETEGQDKKAPTQSSEEIQDRPHCSQELEDDPEKKSSCSNGSNLASSDHEVVPAEVTVEG, encoded by the exons ATGGAGTCTGAAAACGGGGTTCCACATGAAGATGAGAAGAAAGTGATTGTAGAGAAACCTAATGGGGAAGGATCAACTGATCTGGATGTGAACAAGGAGAATATCAGAAACAGTGATGAGCCATTTTCTGGTGGGAATAAAGATGAGATAAAAGACAAACAGGGCCATAACTCACCCGGGCCAGAACTAGAACTTGAGTTGTCCGCAACTGTACATAACAACAAAACATCAAATCCTGGTAAAGATTCCAGCAGTAATGGTCCGAAGAGCAACAAATTGGCCAAGAATCAGTccaattcaaaaatatcaGTCGTGTTTGGCCGCAGCACGAAACCGAGCTTAACGCAGAGTCTGTCTTTCCCGGCAAAAGGCCGCCATTCGGATGTCATGAAACGAAGCATTGAGGTGTATCCCACCAGGTCCGATTTAAGACAGTCTCAGAAGAATGGGAATCTTAGTTCCAGTCCAAGAACAAATCCGGCCGGCAAGGGACCGTATCCTGGAGTGAGTTCTAAAGGTGTGGGAAGTGCAGGAAAGGCAGCAGCCAGCAGAAGCGTAACTTCATCATCTTTG TCGGGGAAAAATACGTCTGCCAATGAAGCAGTGACCAAATCTGCACCTGATAC ATTGATCGAGCAAAGTTCTGAGACTGCATCGGCCGCCAAGGAGGACGACACCCATTCCACTACATCATC AAATCTTACTCCCCGGGCACAGCAGCGAAAGATGAATGTTTTAGGATTTTCTTCCAGATTGCAAGAACGTGCTGAAAAGCGAAAAGAG TTCTTTTCAAAGATAGAAGAGAAAGTGCACGCCAAAGAAGTGGAAAAGAATAACCTGCAAGCAAAATCGAAG GAAAATCAAGAGGCAGAAATAAAGCAGCTGAGGAAGAGCTTGACATTCAAAGCTACACCTATGCCGACTTTCTACAAAGAACCTCCTCCGAAGGTTGAACTTAAGAAG ATACCAACGACACGTCCAATATCGCCCAAGCTTGGAAGGAACAAAGGCACGACCGTTGAAAACAGTGGATCATGTGTTAGTCCACGAGTATCCAAGGACAACTGCAAATCACCGAGATCTCCCCATGCAAACAGCGATAAGGTCAATGCCGCTTTAAAGAAATCCATCAAAAGCTCCTTGTCCAAGTCTCATACTCGGGACTCTACGACTGCTAGAAAAGCAAAAACTGCAGAAACAGAGGGCCAAGACAAGAAAGCTCCTACACAGAGCTCGGAAGAAATCCAGGACCGGCCTCACTGCTCCCAGGAACTCGAGGACGACCCTGAAAAGAAGTCTTCTTGCAGTAATGGATCAAATCTTGCTTCATCTGATCACGAAGTTGTGCCTGCTGAAGTCACTGTCGAAGGCTGA
- the LOC105161692 gene encoding fasciclin-like arabinogalactan protein 17 has protein sequence MDSQIYGVPNLLLLTFFTFLAFTASALPAAKPSNSGGAGGQINSNSVLVALLDSHYTELSELVEKALLLQTLEEAVSKHNITIFAPRNEALERDLDPEFKRFLLEPGNLKSLQNLLLFHMIPTRIESRQWPVGLSKKPLHHTSLCPDANDEKIQLHEKNGEKIVGIAKVIKSDDIIRPDGIIHGIERLLVPKSVQQDFNARRSLRATSAVLPEGAPEVDPRTHRLKKPAPPVPVGAPPVLPVFDAMAPGPSLAPAPAPGPGGPHHHFDGESQVKDFIQTLLHYGGYNEMADILVNLTSLATEMGRLVSEGYVLTVLAPNDEAMAKLTTDQLSEPGAPEQIMYYHLIPEYQTEESMYNAVRRFGKVKYDTLRLPHKVVAEEADGSVKFGQGEGSAYLFDPDIYTDGRISVQGIDGVLFPPEEIKAPKTAPVAKIVSKPRRGKLLELACSMLGAVGQDSHFSTCR, from the exons ATGGATTCTCAGATCTATGGCGTTCCCAATCTTCTCCTCCTCACCTTCTTCACTTTTCTTGCCTTCACTGCTTCTGCATTGCCGGCTGCGAAGCCTTCTAATTCAGGCGGCGCCGGTGGTCAGATCAACTCCAATTCAGTTCTAGTGGCGCTCTTGGATTCTCACTACACTGAGCTCTCGGAGCTGGTGGAGAAAGCCCTCTTGCTGCAGACTCTTGAAGAAGCTGTTTCCAAGcataatattactatttttgcTCCCAGGAATGAGGCCCTGGAGAGGGATTTGGACCCCGAGTTTAAGCGGTTTTTGCTCGAGCCTGGAAATCTTAAATCTCTCCAGAATCTGCTGCTCTTCCACATGATTCCCACTCGCATTGAGTCCAGACAGTGGCCGGTGGGGCTGAGCAAGAAGCCCCTCCATCACACTAGTCTCTGCCCTGATGCGAATGATGAGAAGATTCAGCTTCATGAGAAAAATGGGGAGAAAATAGTGGGTATCGCCAAGGTTATTAAATCGGATGATATTATTCGCCCCGACGGAATCATCCACGGCATTGAGAGGCTACTGGTTCCGAAATCAGTTCAGCAAGATTTCAACGCCAGGCGGAGCTTGAGGGCCACCTCCGCCGTTCTGCCGGAGGGTGCACCGGAGGTTGATCCCAGAACACACAGGCTGAAGAAACCAGCACCACCCGTCCCTGTCGGTGCTCCTCCAGTTCTGCCTGTTTTCGACGCCATGGCGCCCGGTCCATCCCTAGCTCCTGCTCCGGCGCCTGGCCCGGGCGGACCCCACCACCACTTTGACGGTGAGAGTCAGGTGAAGGATTTCATCCAAACCCTCCTGCATTACGGCGGATACAATGAAATGGCGGATATTTTGGTGAATCTCACCTCACTGGCCACTGAAATGGGAAGACTGGTTTCTGAAGGATACGTGCTCACCGTCTTGGCACCGAACGATGAGGCCATGGCGAAGTTAACAACGGACCAGTTGAGCGAGCCCGGGGCGCCGGAGCAAATCATGTATTATCATCTGATTCCGGAGTACCAAACGGAGGAGAGTATGTACAATGCGGTAAGGAGGTTTGGGAAGGTGAAGTATGATACTCTTAGACTGCCGCATAAGGTGGTGGCGGAGGAAGCTGATGGGTCGGTGAAATTCGGGCAGGGAGAAGGTTCAGCTTATCTGTTTGACCCGGATATATATACCGACGGGAGAATTTCTGTTCAGGGGATTGACGGAGTTCTCTTTCCACCGGAGGAAATCAAGGCTCCTAAAACTGCTCCTGTCGCCAAAATTGTTTCGAAACCAAGAAGAG GGAAGCTATTGGAATTGGCATGTTCGATGCTTGGGGCTGTGGGTCAGGATTCTCATTTCTCTACCTGTCGTTAA